From Ipomoea triloba cultivar NCNSP0323 chromosome 5, ASM357664v1, the proteins below share one genomic window:
- the LOC116019071 gene encoding tRNA pseudouridine(38/39) synthase isoform X3, with translation MNGTAVCDTTATSSCEMDLSGALQSEIQYLRNKVKELESQNAKLSALLSNCHCQQGNGASSTLESRGLAEEVGRLNLGCKEVNMRKTREINSGHCTTAMLDLPKRYVALKIMYFGQRFYGFASEAQMDPTVESEVFKALDKTRLIFGNKKELQYSRCGRTDKGVSSVGQVIALYLRSNLKQFKGNNGCCGENVGEIDYVRVLNKVLPVDIRVLGWSPVPIDFSARFSCLSRVYKYFFWRGNLDVMAMETASQKFVGEHDFRNFCKMDAANVHNYRRHIISFEMFPCNESFESDQLWVMKIRGSAFLWHQIRCMVAVLFLIGQGFESPNVIDLLLDIERMPRKPQYIMAPEIPLVLQCCEFEGVRFFCSSDAKQALHEHLVRECLSYKVQATIFHEALLSFSSTEYDNNAMKTRTRRKEASYVPLISRPTEPSYEERRTKLDARIQTRE, from the exons ATGAATGGGACGGCGGTCTGCGACACCACTGCTACTTCAAGCTGTGAAATGGACCTCAGCGGAGCTCTTCAATCTGAGATTCAGTATCTCCGAAACAAAGTCAAG GAGCTGGAGTCTCAGAATGCCAAATTATCTGCCCTGCTTTCAAATTGCCACTGCCAACAG GGAAATGGTGCTTCTAGCACTTTGGAGAGCAGAGGCTTGGCTGAAGAAGTGGGGCGTTTAAATTTAGGCTGCAAGGAGGTCAACATGAGGAAAACCAGGGAGATCAATTCAG GTCATTGCACAACTGCCATGTTGGACCTCCCCAAGAGATATGTTgctttaaaaataatgtattttggtCAAAG GTTTTACGGTTTTGCTTCGGAGGCACAAATGGATCCAACTGTTGAG TCTGAAGTATTTAAGGCCCTTGACAAGACAAGGCTTATATTTGGAAACAAAAAGGAATTGCAGTACTCAAGATGTGGTAGGACAGACAAGGGAGTTTCTTCTGTTGGTCAA GTGATTGCTCTATATTTACGTTCAAATCTTAAGCAATTTAAAGGGAATAATGGATGttgtggagaaaatg TAGGAGAAATTGACTATGTGAGAGTACTGAATAAAGTGCTTCCCGTGGACATTCGAGTTTTGGGTTGGTCTCCTGTTCCAATTGATTTCAGTGCAAG GTTCTCTTGTTTGAGTAGAGTGTACAAGTATTTCTTTTGGAGGGGAAATCTGGATGTAATG GCCATGGAGACTGCTTCTCAGAAATTTGTTGGGGAACATGATTTTAGAAACTTTTGTAAAATGGATGCAGCTAATGTGCACAATTATAGGCGGCATATAATATCATTCGAAATGTTTCCTTGCAATGAAAG TTTTGAAAGTGATCAATTGTGGGTGATGAAAATCAGAGGTAGTGCTTTCCTCTGGCACCAGATCAGGTGCATGGTTGCTGTACTGTTTTTGATTGGCCAGGGTTTTGAGTCCCCTAAT GTAATAGATTTATTATTGGATATTGAAAGGATGCCAAGGAAACCTCAATATATAATGGCCCCAGAGATTCCATTGGTTCTTCAGTGCTGTGAATTTGAAGGTGTCAGATTTTTTTGTTCATCAG ATGCCAAACAGGCTTTGCATGAACACTTGGTGAGGGAATGCCTAAGTTACAAAGTACAAGCCACAATTTTTCATGAGGCGTTGCTAAGCTTTTCATCTACTGAATATG ATAACAATGCGATGAAAACAAGAACGAGAAGGAAAGAAGCTTCCTATGTTCCTCTTATATCACGGCCAACTGAAC CGTCCTATGAAGAGCGCCGCACAAAATTGGATGCAAGGATTCAAACACGAGagtag
- the LOC116019071 gene encoding tRNA pseudouridine(38/39) synthase isoform X4 codes for MNGTAVCDTTATSSCEMDLSGALQSEIQYLRNKVKELESQNAKLSALLSNCHCQQGNGASSTLESRGLAEEVGRLNLGCKEVNMRKTREINSGHCTTAMLDLPKRYVALKIMYFGQRFYGFASEAQMDPTVESEVFKALDKTRLIFGNKKELQYSRCGRTDKGVSSVGQVIALYLRSNLKQFKGNNGCCGENGEIDYVRVLNKVLPVDIRVLGWSPVPIDFSARFSCLSRVYKYFFWRGNLDVMAMETASQKFVGEHDFRNFCKMDAANVHNYRRHIISFEMFPCNESFESDQLWVMKIRGSAFLWHQIRCMVAVLFLIGQGFESPNVIDLLLDIERMPRKPQYIMAPEIPLVLQCCEFEGVRFFCSSDAKQALHEHLVRECLSYKVQATIFHEALLSFSSTEYDNNAMKTRTRRKEASYVPLISRPTEPSYEERRTKLDARIQTRE; via the exons ATGAATGGGACGGCGGTCTGCGACACCACTGCTACTTCAAGCTGTGAAATGGACCTCAGCGGAGCTCTTCAATCTGAGATTCAGTATCTCCGAAACAAAGTCAAG GAGCTGGAGTCTCAGAATGCCAAATTATCTGCCCTGCTTTCAAATTGCCACTGCCAACAG GGAAATGGTGCTTCTAGCACTTTGGAGAGCAGAGGCTTGGCTGAAGAAGTGGGGCGTTTAAATTTAGGCTGCAAGGAGGTCAACATGAGGAAAACCAGGGAGATCAATTCAG GTCATTGCACAACTGCCATGTTGGACCTCCCCAAGAGATATGTTgctttaaaaataatgtattttggtCAAAG GTTTTACGGTTTTGCTTCGGAGGCACAAATGGATCCAACTGTTGAG TCTGAAGTATTTAAGGCCCTTGACAAGACAAGGCTTATATTTGGAAACAAAAAGGAATTGCAGTACTCAAGATGTGGTAGGACAGACAAGGGAGTTTCTTCTGTTGGTCAA GTGATTGCTCTATATTTACGTTCAAATCTTAAGCAATTTAAAGGGAATAATGGATGttgtggagaaaatg GAGAAATTGACTATGTGAGAGTACTGAATAAAGTGCTTCCCGTGGACATTCGAGTTTTGGGTTGGTCTCCTGTTCCAATTGATTTCAGTGCAAG GTTCTCTTGTTTGAGTAGAGTGTACAAGTATTTCTTTTGGAGGGGAAATCTGGATGTAATG GCCATGGAGACTGCTTCTCAGAAATTTGTTGGGGAACATGATTTTAGAAACTTTTGTAAAATGGATGCAGCTAATGTGCACAATTATAGGCGGCATATAATATCATTCGAAATGTTTCCTTGCAATGAAAG TTTTGAAAGTGATCAATTGTGGGTGATGAAAATCAGAGGTAGTGCTTTCCTCTGGCACCAGATCAGGTGCATGGTTGCTGTACTGTTTTTGATTGGCCAGGGTTTTGAGTCCCCTAAT GTAATAGATTTATTATTGGATATTGAAAGGATGCCAAGGAAACCTCAATATATAATGGCCCCAGAGATTCCATTGGTTCTTCAGTGCTGTGAATTTGAAGGTGTCAGATTTTTTTGTTCATCAG ATGCCAAACAGGCTTTGCATGAACACTTGGTGAGGGAATGCCTAAGTTACAAAGTACAAGCCACAATTTTTCATGAGGCGTTGCTAAGCTTTTCATCTACTGAATATG ATAACAATGCGATGAAAACAAGAACGAGAAGGAAAGAAGCTTCCTATGTTCCTCTTATATCACGGCCAACTGAAC CGTCCTATGAAGAGCGCCGCACAAAATTGGATGCAAGGATTCAAACACGAGagtag
- the LOC116019071 gene encoding tRNA pseudouridine(38/39) synthase isoform X2, with the protein MNGTAVCDTTATSSCEMDLSGALQSEIQYLRNKVKELESQNAKLSALLSNCHCQQGNGASSTLESRGLAEEVGRLNLGCKEVNMRKTREINSGHCTTAMLDLPKRYVALKIMYFGQRFYGFASEAQMDPTVESEVFKALDKTRLIFGNKKELQYSRCGRTDKGVSSVGQVIALYLRSNLKQFKGNNGCCGENGESCGEIDYVRVLNKVLPVDIRVLGWSPVPIDFSARFSCLSRVYKYFFWRGNLDVMAMETASQKFVGEHDFRNFCKMDAANVHNYRRHIISFEMFPCNESFESDQLWVMKIRGSAFLWHQIRCMVAVLFLIGQGFESPNVIDLLLDIERMPRKPQYIMAPEIPLVLQCCEFEGVRFFCSSDAKQALHEHLVRECLSYKVQATIFHEALLSFSSTEYDNNAMKTRTRRKEASYVPLISRPTEPSYEERRTKLDARIQTRE; encoded by the exons ATGAATGGGACGGCGGTCTGCGACACCACTGCTACTTCAAGCTGTGAAATGGACCTCAGCGGAGCTCTTCAATCTGAGATTCAGTATCTCCGAAACAAAGTCAAG GAGCTGGAGTCTCAGAATGCCAAATTATCTGCCCTGCTTTCAAATTGCCACTGCCAACAG GGAAATGGTGCTTCTAGCACTTTGGAGAGCAGAGGCTTGGCTGAAGAAGTGGGGCGTTTAAATTTAGGCTGCAAGGAGGTCAACATGAGGAAAACCAGGGAGATCAATTCAG GTCATTGCACAACTGCCATGTTGGACCTCCCCAAGAGATATGTTgctttaaaaataatgtattttggtCAAAG GTTTTACGGTTTTGCTTCGGAGGCACAAATGGATCCAACTGTTGAG TCTGAAGTATTTAAGGCCCTTGACAAGACAAGGCTTATATTTGGAAACAAAAAGGAATTGCAGTACTCAAGATGTGGTAGGACAGACAAGGGAGTTTCTTCTGTTGGTCAA GTGATTGCTCTATATTTACGTTCAAATCTTAAGCAATTTAAAGGGAATAATGGATGttgtggagaaaatggtgaatcaTGTG GAGAAATTGACTATGTGAGAGTACTGAATAAAGTGCTTCCCGTGGACATTCGAGTTTTGGGTTGGTCTCCTGTTCCAATTGATTTCAGTGCAAG GTTCTCTTGTTTGAGTAGAGTGTACAAGTATTTCTTTTGGAGGGGAAATCTGGATGTAATG GCCATGGAGACTGCTTCTCAGAAATTTGTTGGGGAACATGATTTTAGAAACTTTTGTAAAATGGATGCAGCTAATGTGCACAATTATAGGCGGCATATAATATCATTCGAAATGTTTCCTTGCAATGAAAG TTTTGAAAGTGATCAATTGTGGGTGATGAAAATCAGAGGTAGTGCTTTCCTCTGGCACCAGATCAGGTGCATGGTTGCTGTACTGTTTTTGATTGGCCAGGGTTTTGAGTCCCCTAAT GTAATAGATTTATTATTGGATATTGAAAGGATGCCAAGGAAACCTCAATATATAATGGCCCCAGAGATTCCATTGGTTCTTCAGTGCTGTGAATTTGAAGGTGTCAGATTTTTTTGTTCATCAG ATGCCAAACAGGCTTTGCATGAACACTTGGTGAGGGAATGCCTAAGTTACAAAGTACAAGCCACAATTTTTCATGAGGCGTTGCTAAGCTTTTCATCTACTGAATATG ATAACAATGCGATGAAAACAAGAACGAGAAGGAAAGAAGCTTCCTATGTTCCTCTTATATCACGGCCAACTGAAC CGTCCTATGAAGAGCGCCGCACAAAATTGGATGCAAGGATTCAAACACGAGagtag
- the LOC116019071 gene encoding tRNA pseudouridine(38/39) synthase isoform X1 has protein sequence MNGTAVCDTTATSSCEMDLSGALQSEIQYLRNKVKELESQNAKLSALLSNCHCQQGNGASSTLESRGLAEEVGRLNLGCKEVNMRKTREINSGHCTTAMLDLPKRYVALKIMYFGQRFYGFASEAQMDPTVESEVFKALDKTRLIFGNKKELQYSRCGRTDKGVSSVGQVIALYLRSNLKQFKGNNGCCGENGESCVGEIDYVRVLNKVLPVDIRVLGWSPVPIDFSARFSCLSRVYKYFFWRGNLDVMAMETASQKFVGEHDFRNFCKMDAANVHNYRRHIISFEMFPCNESFESDQLWVMKIRGSAFLWHQIRCMVAVLFLIGQGFESPNVIDLLLDIERMPRKPQYIMAPEIPLVLQCCEFEGVRFFCSSDAKQALHEHLVRECLSYKVQATIFHEALLSFSSTEYDNNAMKTRTRRKEASYVPLISRPTEPSYEERRTKLDARIQTRE, from the exons ATGAATGGGACGGCGGTCTGCGACACCACTGCTACTTCAAGCTGTGAAATGGACCTCAGCGGAGCTCTTCAATCTGAGATTCAGTATCTCCGAAACAAAGTCAAG GAGCTGGAGTCTCAGAATGCCAAATTATCTGCCCTGCTTTCAAATTGCCACTGCCAACAG GGAAATGGTGCTTCTAGCACTTTGGAGAGCAGAGGCTTGGCTGAAGAAGTGGGGCGTTTAAATTTAGGCTGCAAGGAGGTCAACATGAGGAAAACCAGGGAGATCAATTCAG GTCATTGCACAACTGCCATGTTGGACCTCCCCAAGAGATATGTTgctttaaaaataatgtattttggtCAAAG GTTTTACGGTTTTGCTTCGGAGGCACAAATGGATCCAACTGTTGAG TCTGAAGTATTTAAGGCCCTTGACAAGACAAGGCTTATATTTGGAAACAAAAAGGAATTGCAGTACTCAAGATGTGGTAGGACAGACAAGGGAGTTTCTTCTGTTGGTCAA GTGATTGCTCTATATTTACGTTCAAATCTTAAGCAATTTAAAGGGAATAATGGATGttgtggagaaaatggtgaatcaTGTG TAGGAGAAATTGACTATGTGAGAGTACTGAATAAAGTGCTTCCCGTGGACATTCGAGTTTTGGGTTGGTCTCCTGTTCCAATTGATTTCAGTGCAAG GTTCTCTTGTTTGAGTAGAGTGTACAAGTATTTCTTTTGGAGGGGAAATCTGGATGTAATG GCCATGGAGACTGCTTCTCAGAAATTTGTTGGGGAACATGATTTTAGAAACTTTTGTAAAATGGATGCAGCTAATGTGCACAATTATAGGCGGCATATAATATCATTCGAAATGTTTCCTTGCAATGAAAG TTTTGAAAGTGATCAATTGTGGGTGATGAAAATCAGAGGTAGTGCTTTCCTCTGGCACCAGATCAGGTGCATGGTTGCTGTACTGTTTTTGATTGGCCAGGGTTTTGAGTCCCCTAAT GTAATAGATTTATTATTGGATATTGAAAGGATGCCAAGGAAACCTCAATATATAATGGCCCCAGAGATTCCATTGGTTCTTCAGTGCTGTGAATTTGAAGGTGTCAGATTTTTTTGTTCATCAG ATGCCAAACAGGCTTTGCATGAACACTTGGTGAGGGAATGCCTAAGTTACAAAGTACAAGCCACAATTTTTCATGAGGCGTTGCTAAGCTTTTCATCTACTGAATATG ATAACAATGCGATGAAAACAAGAACGAGAAGGAAAGAAGCTTCCTATGTTCCTCTTATATCACGGCCAACTGAAC CGTCCTATGAAGAGCGCCGCACAAAATTGGATGCAAGGATTCAAACACGAGagtag
- the LOC116019071 gene encoding tRNA pseudouridine(38/39) synthase isoform X5: MNGTAVCDTTATSSCEMDLSGALQSEIQYLRNKVKELESQNAKLSALLSNCHCQQGNGASSTLESRGLAEEVGRLNLGCKEVNMRKTREINSGHCTTAMLDLPKRYVALKIMYFGQRFYGFASEAQMDPTVESEVFKALDKTRLIFGNKKELQYSRCGRTDKGVSSVGQVIALYLRSNLKQFKGNNGCCGENGESCVGEIDYVRVLNKVLPVDIRVLGWSPVPIDFSARFSCLSRVYKYFFWRGNLDVMAMETASQKFVGEHDFRNFCKMDAANVHNYRRHIISFEMFPCNESFESDQLWVMKIRGSAFLWHQIRCMVAVLFLIGQGFESPNVIDLLLDIERMPRKPQYIMAPEIPLVLQCCEFEGVRFFCSSGFA; the protein is encoded by the exons ATGAATGGGACGGCGGTCTGCGACACCACTGCTACTTCAAGCTGTGAAATGGACCTCAGCGGAGCTCTTCAATCTGAGATTCAGTATCTCCGAAACAAAGTCAAG GAGCTGGAGTCTCAGAATGCCAAATTATCTGCCCTGCTTTCAAATTGCCACTGCCAACAG GGAAATGGTGCTTCTAGCACTTTGGAGAGCAGAGGCTTGGCTGAAGAAGTGGGGCGTTTAAATTTAGGCTGCAAGGAGGTCAACATGAGGAAAACCAGGGAGATCAATTCAG GTCATTGCACAACTGCCATGTTGGACCTCCCCAAGAGATATGTTgctttaaaaataatgtattttggtCAAAG GTTTTACGGTTTTGCTTCGGAGGCACAAATGGATCCAACTGTTGAG TCTGAAGTATTTAAGGCCCTTGACAAGACAAGGCTTATATTTGGAAACAAAAAGGAATTGCAGTACTCAAGATGTGGTAGGACAGACAAGGGAGTTTCTTCTGTTGGTCAA GTGATTGCTCTATATTTACGTTCAAATCTTAAGCAATTTAAAGGGAATAATGGATGttgtggagaaaatggtgaatcaTGTG TAGGAGAAATTGACTATGTGAGAGTACTGAATAAAGTGCTTCCCGTGGACATTCGAGTTTTGGGTTGGTCTCCTGTTCCAATTGATTTCAGTGCAAG GTTCTCTTGTTTGAGTAGAGTGTACAAGTATTTCTTTTGGAGGGGAAATCTGGATGTAATG GCCATGGAGACTGCTTCTCAGAAATTTGTTGGGGAACATGATTTTAGAAACTTTTGTAAAATGGATGCAGCTAATGTGCACAATTATAGGCGGCATATAATATCATTCGAAATGTTTCCTTGCAATGAAAG TTTTGAAAGTGATCAATTGTGGGTGATGAAAATCAGAGGTAGTGCTTTCCTCTGGCACCAGATCAGGTGCATGGTTGCTGTACTGTTTTTGATTGGCCAGGGTTTTGAGTCCCCTAAT GTAATAGATTTATTATTGGATATTGAAAGGATGCCAAGGAAACCTCAATATATAATGGCCCCAGAGATTCCATTGGTTCTTCAGTGCTGTGAATTTGAAGGTGTCAGATTTTTTTGTTCATCAG GCTTTGCATGA
- the LOC116020344 gene encoding uncharacterized protein LOC116020344, which produces MVMIINNKIKPPGGEPIWSWYSRAKQLDYLKGFLKPLAFEKGETAKAKDPEDIIVLSDTEDEINPENVTVEKPMPLVSVKQEPIDDVHEKLLVPDKNLPVPDNVNPESAVVYGPYQLEPPASLFTKLNLFNIMDEHRRSTSLTNRLSEPQSEPNPETTPTNPIDDSPLDFEFETGNPPELQVAEPTDEEDNLPLRKTRSSTAQQEKEIPSPARKTKRKQPIAEQPVPVETTTSKKRKKNTTQTQQPESQPDVSAVTPLEVITPQFLSDEYAARWDSTNKRKILSERYLDVEKFKSQCQLMPVFEKLNLVKSVTTQTSYPPIAIKEFYANLSYPPIAIKEFYANLLKTIIAIKEFYANLLKTIKEAGSHVYGRVWLRGNEYNFDTRTINLYLGIDANDIEDPVIGANTITKVITGGTYSYWPAETNMLPAKSLTTKYAILHKLAMTNWMPNEHREGKPESKESKVKLPFPCTIYGVLRSQGFKPEPNEPMEAPQVRTIDARLKQGSHVLDIFPEHASSSSPALNLDAPFTSKLTAQHLDKSIRDLNTIIQILVEKRTIEMQLREQLRLRDQEMTVAVTETPTDPSTAHEADSTVPEADSTAPEAESTANSQEDESSESE; this is translated from the exons ATGGTCATGATAATCAACAACAAGATAAAACCTCCGGGGGGAGAACCAATTTGGTCGTGGTACTCAAGAGCAAAGCAACTAGACTACCTGAAAGGGTTTCTCAAACCACTTGCATTCGAGAAAGGAGAAACAGCTAAGGCCAAGGATCCTGAG GATATAATTGTTCTATCAGATACTGAGGATGAAATTAACCCAGAAAATGTCACTGTAGAAAAACCTATGCCCTTAGTGTCTGTAAAACAAGAACCAATAGATGATGTACATGAAAAATTGCTTGTTCCTGATAAAAATCTACCCGTGCCTGATAATGTTAACCCAGAGTCTGCTGTAGTATATGGTCCTTACCAACTTGAACCTCCTGCTTCCCTTTTCACCAAACTCAACTTGTTTAACATCATGGATGAACACAGAAGATCAACCTCTCTCACAAATAGACT ATCTGAACCACAATCTGAACCAAATCCTGAAACAACACCTACCAATCCCATTGATGATTCTCCATTAGACTTTGAGTTTGAAACAGGAAATCCTCCAGAATTACAAGTTGCAGAACCTACTGATGAAGAAGACAATCTGCCTTT GCGAAAAACCAGGTCATCCACAGCACAACAGGAAAAGGAAATCCCCTCACCAGCACGAAAAACCAAGAGAAAACAGCCAATTGCTGAACAACCTGTCCCTGTGGAAACCACTACTagtaagaagagaaagaagaacacCACTCAAACTCAGCAACCTGAAAGCCAGCCGGATGTCTCAGCCGTAACACCTCTTGAAGTAATCACCCCTCAATTCTTATCTGATGAGTATGCTGCAAGATGGGACTCaacaaacaaaaggaaaatcctGAGCGAAAGGTATCTTGATGTTGAAAAGTTCAAGTCTCAGTGCCAACTCATGCCAGTGTTTGAGAAGTTAAACCTTGTCAAGTCTGTAACAACTCAGACGAGCTATCCACCTATTGCCATCAAGGAATTTTATGCAAACCTTAGCTATCCACCTATTGCCATCAAGGAATTTTATGCAAACCTTCTGAAGACTATCATTGCCATCAAGGAATTTTATGCAAACCTTCTGAAGACTATCAAGGAGGCTGGCTCACATGTTTATGGACGTGTTTGGCTGAGAGGAAACGAATACAATTTTGACACACGTACCATCAATCTGTATCTGGGCATAGACGCAAATGACATTGAGGACCCTGTTATTGGTGCAAATACAATCACAAAAGTCATTACAGGAGGAACATACAGCTATTGGCCTGCTGAAACCAACATGTTGCCAGCCAAATCTCTCACAACAAAGTATGCTATTCTGCACAAACTAGCCATGACAAATTGGATGCCAAATGAACACCGAGAAGG AAAACCAGAGTCTAAGGAGAGCAAGGTAAAGCTGCCTTTTCCCTGCACAATTTATGGAGTTCTGCGCTCACAAGGGTTCAAACCAGAACCAAATGAGCCTATGGAGGCACCACAAGTCAGAACAATTGATGCCAGACTCAAACAAGGAAGTCATGTGCTTGACATCTTTCCAGAACATGCAAGTAGCTCATCCCCAGCTCTGAACCTTGATGCACCATTTACCAGCAAACTCACAGCCCAGCACCTTGACAAAAGCATCAGAGATCTTAACACGATCATACAGATACTTGTTGAAAAGAGAACAATTGAGATGCAGTTACGTGAACAATTGAGATTGAGAGACCAAGAGATGACTGTTGCTGTCACTGAAACACCCACTGATCCATCTACTGCACATGAAGCTGATTCCACTGTACCTGAAGCTGATTCCACCGCACCTGAAGCTGAATCCACTGCAAACAGCCAGGAGGATGAGTCCTCAGAATCTGAATGA